The following is a genomic window from Dermatophilaceae bacterium Soc4.6.
CGAAGATGCCGAAGGTGCCGGCCACCGTGCGCTCCCGGTGGCCGCCGTCGACGCTCCACTGGTGGGCGAGGAACTCGACGAGGGCCTGGCCCACCGTCATCCTGCGGGTCCGTGGGGTCATCACTCAGCTCTCGTCGGGGGTGGTGGCGGGGGAGGGCAGGTAGGGCAGGCGCGGGTCGGGCTCCTGGCCGTCCCACGTGGCCCGGACCCAGCCGTGGGCCGGGTCGTCGCTGATCTGCCAGACCCGCTCGGGGTCGGGTCCGGCCATCACGTTGAGGTAGTAGAGGTCGTAGCCGGGCACCGCGGCGCAGGGGCCGTGCCAGCCGTGGGGCACGAGCGCGACATCGCCGGTGCGCACCTCGGTGAGGGTGTCGATCGGCCCGGCCGACGAGCCGTAGGTGCGCATCCACCCGTGCGGGTCGGCCTGCGGCGGGGCGCTCACGCCCCGGGTGACGGCCGCCTCGAAGTAGTAGATCTCCTCCAGCCGCGACTCCTGCCCCGGCACCAGCGTGTCGTGCTTGTGCGGCGGGTAGGACGACCAGTTCTCGGCCGGGGTGATGACCTCGCAGACGATGAAGCGACTGGCGTCGAGGGTCGCCGGCGTGCCGAAGTTGTGCACCTGGCGGCTGGAGCGGCCCGCTCCTCGCAGCTCGACCGGTACCTCGTCGCGGCGCACGTGCCGGGTCGGGTACGCCGTGTGGGCCGGTGCCTCGGCGACGGCGACCCGCCCGCTGCCGGTCACCGTCGCCGCGGTGCCGACCCCGAGGTAGAGCACGTCGCTCGGTCCGTCGAACACCCCGGCCCGACCCTCCAGCTCGACCCGCTGGGACGCGCCGTCGCCGCTGGTGTGCTCCACGGCATACGACCCGGACAGGGGCACGACGAGTCGCTCGACGTCACCGGCCGGTAGGTCGAGCACCGTGCTCGACGAGAGCTGGGCGACCCGAAGACCGGTGTGCTGCCAGCCCTCGAGCGAGGAGTCGACCACGCTCTCCCAAGGGCCGTCGACCAGGCTGCCACGGCG
Proteins encoded in this region:
- the iolB gene encoding 5-deoxy-glucuronate isomerase, coding for MTSSPSSPPTNAWFHRRGSLVDGPWESVVDSSLEGWQHTGLRVAQLSSSTVLDLPAGDVERLVVPLSGSYAVEHTSGDGASQRVELEGRAGVFDGPSDVLYLGVGTAATVTGSGRVAVAEAPAHTAYPTRHVRRDEVPVELRGAGRSSRQVHNFGTPATLDASRFIVCEVITPAENWSSYPPHKHDTLVPGQESRLEEIYYFEAAVTRGVSAPPQADPHGWMRTYGSSAGPIDTLTEVRTGDVALVPHGWHGPCAAVPGYDLYYLNVMAGPDPERVWQISDDPAHGWVRATWDGQEPDPRLPYLPSPATTPDES